The window TGCTGGCTTGGTTAGGTTTTGTTGGGGCAGGGAATAGGGAAGATATTTTTTGAACTAACTtgaaatgtatgtttttgtttttattttgccaatTTCAATAAAGATACACTGTGTTTGTATGGAATAAGAGTCAAATCGCTCTTTCAAAAGCAGAATTCCCAGAAGCGGAGCTCGAGAACGATGCAAAGTGGACACTTAACCAGGCCGTGGAGCGCTACTTCATGGAGCCTTGGAGCTCACTAGTTCTGGGTTGCTCTTCCAATCTGCTGTAGAGCTAGAGGCATCTGGTGTCCCATGGAGAGGGGCAGCACAAAGAACCAGAGGCTGAGGAGACTCCAAAGGTTCTGACCAGTAATGGGAGGCTTGGTGTGCTTCCCACTGTGCACTTTCTGTGCTCAAGGCCTGGGTCTCCCACTTCCTCTTCCGGGGCGGGGCAGGCGAGAAGAAGCTGACTAGCGCTGCCCTCTCCCAAACCACTGAATCCTTAAGGAGCACACCTGCTTGCTCCTCTGGAAGTGACCCCCATTGTTGTTAGGGAAAGCTGGGCGGGATGTGATGCAAGTCCTGTCTGAATGCTGTAAAGCTCTTTCCTGTCAAGGCTGGGGTCTCCTCTAGATCTCAGTTTCTCTGCCCATAAAATGGAGTGGCCCTGGGAATGGGGAGGAGGCTGTAGTTTCCATGGAGATTCCTACTTCAGCAAGTGGTGAGAAGAAAAGGGGCTTGTAAGGACAAGACTCTAAAGGGGCCAGAAGGATCTGGGGTGGCCAGGTGCTCACTGTGCGAGGCTCCGTGGTGGTGATGTCCTTTGCCAGTTCTGGGAGGATCAGAATGTCTCCTTCTTCTTCCAAAGTCAGGCTTTCCCCCCAGAGCTCCAGTTCTGACCCCTTTCCCTCAGGGCGTCTGCCCCAAGGCCAGCCATTTTTCCAGTGCCTGACAGATAGCTTCAGAGGTtggtgggaagaggaagaaagaagggaatagGGTTAAAGTGATTCCAGAATCGGGCCCTGAGGAGGGAGGAGCATGTTTTTTTTACCTGAGGGTGCCGGCCTCTCCCCTTGTTTGCTCTGAGTTAGGCAGTCTCGCTCCTGCCCAGCACTAGGCGGCTGCCCTTGGGGTGCTCCCTTACCCCCAGACATCCCAGCAGGACAGCCATGGCTAGGCTCCCTGGCCCTTTTCTCTGCGGGGCCCTGTTGGGCTTGGTGCGCCTGAGTGGTGAGGAGGGGACAGGCGGGATGAGGGTGAGAACTGGGGGCAGAGGCCTGGCTTCCCggctcctcctcctgcctgctCTGTCCCTCTGTGGCTTCAGGGCCTGGGGAGTTGCAGGGGCTGCGGGAGTTGGGGAGGCAGCATTGAGGCTGGGAGGGCAGAAGGGAGAGGTAGCCAAGCCTGCAGGTGAGTTCAGCCTCTCTGTGGCAGAGTTTAACCATGCAGGgtcattgttttcctttctctgctgaACACACCCTGATACCTGGCCGGGTCTCAGCCCTTTTACCCAGAAAAACCCAGCTGTGCTGTGGGCTTCTCCCTCTCCAAACCTCAAGTTTCAGGAAGGGAGGTATAGGGATGAGGTGAAGGGGTTGCTCTCTGCGGAGGGAATCCTCAGCTTCTGGTGTAATCTCCTGGGTGTGGGCCcaaatcctccccacccccatttggGCCTGTACCTTCCTCTGGTCTCCAGCCCCAGGGCTAGCAGTGGAAGTGAAGGTGCCCTCGGAGCCGCTGAGCGCACCGGTGGGCACAACTGCCGAGCTGACCTGCAGCTACAGCACTTCAGTGGGAGACAACTTCGCCCTGGAGTGGAGCTTTGTGCAGCCTGGGAAGCCTGTCTCTGAGTCCCATCCTGTGAGCTGAGAGCAACTGTGCTCAGTAGGGTtggcagggagaggcaggaacccAGGTGGGTTGGGAGGGTGCACTGGGCATCAGTGTGCTTGGATGAAAAGGTAAGTGAGCTTTCCCCTGAGCTTTTCAGGGATGCGGTCTGCTTGACCCTGTATcatccctcccccccccatagCTCCTACATCCAGCTCCTGTGTTAGCACAGTCCTAGTTTCAGTTAATAAACTATTGCTGCTAAGGCATTGTGGTTAACATTAGGATAATATGCTGCCTCTTCTAGGACTATTTGCATTGGTCTCCACTACCCCAGCTACAGAGAGCCATGCTTAACTGAAAGCAGCAAATCTAATTCCTTTAGCACCTGGAAGGGGGTGATGTTTGGAGCGGATAGACCTTTGTGGTTTTGGCTACAGGGTATCAGCCTCCCCGGCTAATGTGAAGGGGTCTCTTATTCCCACTTTTACGAGGAAGGACCGTAGAGTTGATGCCAGGCAGAAAAAGGCACTCGTGTGTATTTTCTACCTCTCTCCAGATCCTATACTTCACCAATGGCCATGTGTATCCAACTGGTTCTAAGGCAAAGCGGGCCATCTTGCTTCAGAACCCACCCACAGGAGGGGTGGCCACGCTGAAACTGACTGATGTCCAACCCTCAGATACTGGAACCTACCTCTGCCATGTTAATAACCCACCAGATTTCTACACCAATGGGTTGGGGCTAATCAACTTGACTGTGCTGGGTAAGGCAAGCTGGGGACCAATCAGCCACTCACATACCTGAAAGTTTGCACTGGCCCTGCTAAGTCTCCTCATGTCCTCATTGTCAGCCTGAGCACACAACTGCTCTGGGGACCCTAAAGGAAAATACCCCCTTCCCAAGTCTTCTAATCTGGATGGTCATATTCTGACTCCACCCTCCATGGAGACAATCATTTCCTTCAGGGCCTGGTGACAAAGGCtgtaagagaaaaagcttttctCACACATGGGGATCTGAGTCATGCCCCCACCAGCTCCATGGTGAGGGAACATTCCATAGGTGGCTAGATTATTATTCTCAAAGTCAATGGCAGAAAAGGGGAGTGGTCATTAAAGGAACAAGTGCTCTGTCACTGAGCACCACATTTGTGTTCTGAGCTTCCGTCTAGCCACTAGAGCCTGCTCAGAAGTGAGCAACtagaaaaaactattaaagagGCTGGGGATGTTTACATGGAAAAGACAAGACCTAGGATGTGGTATATTCCTGCTGTATTCAAACAGCTGAAGGACAGACATGTAGGGGAGAGATTTTTGTTTCTCCTTGTAGGCCCAGAGGGCAGGAACTGGAAATAATGTGTGCATATTACGTCAACACAGGTTTTGGCTCACCATGAGACTGAATTTTCTAACAATCAGAATTTCCAATAGTGGAAATCCCTTCCTCAGGATACAGTGGTGTGTGGAAAGCGGGCATCTATTTGGTAGAGGTATTAAAGCAGGAAGCCTAGTGCTTAATGAGGGTCAGGTTGGAAGCTTGCTGAGGAACTTTCTGTGGTTTCTGCAGTGCCTCCCAGTATCCCCTCATGTGGTCAGAGTGGGCAGACCTCCGTGGGCGGCTCTGCTGCCCTGAGATGCCGCTCTTCTGAGGGAGCTCCCAAGCCCGTGTACAACTGGGTGCGCCTTGGATCTTCTCCTACACCTTCCCCTGGCAGCATGGTTCAAGGTAAGGGCCCCAGGCAGCAGGAAGAGGGGACCTGAGATCTGACAAGTCTGCTCTCTAAGCCCTCCACACCCAGATTACTAGTTCCATGGCTAGGAGGATGAGGAACACTACTACACCTTTCCCTTGAGGTGTTCTCTCCTGTCTGTCTTCCTGCACAGTCTGTGTCGGGATGATCCTGGGAGCATTTCTCAAAGTAAATATGTTGTGATATCCAGAAAGAGAGGAGGTAGAGAGCATTCTGATGATCCCCACTTGTCTGCTTTTGGAAACTCCTTTTAGGTTTCTTAAGAATCAtgaatcgggcggtgcctgtggctcagtcggtaaggcgccggccccatataccgagggcggcgggttcaaacccggccccggctgaactgcaaccaaaaaatagctgggcgttgtggcgggcacctgtagtcccagctacttgggaggctgaggcaagagaatcacttaagcccaggaattggaggttgctgtgagctgtgtgatgccatggcactctaccgagggccataaagtgagactctgtctctacaaaaaaaaaaaataataataataatcatgaatCACTTCTAAAATTccaaaaaaggaaactgaggcagagtaGCCTGGACTGGCTTCAATCTTTCAGCCAATTTCTTTGGAGGaaccatttatctttttttttttttttttgagacagagccaccctgggtagagtgatgtggcgtcacagctcacagaaacttccaactcctgggcttaagtgattcttttgcttcagcctcccaagtagctgggactacaagcacccgccacaacgcctggctattttttggttgtagttgtcattgctgtttggcaggcccgagctggattcaaacctgccagctctggtgtatgtggctggcgccttagccgcttgagctacaagcaccaagccctggcccccccttttttttgagacagaatctcactttgtcaagcttggtagagtactgtcgcatcatagctcacagcaacctcaaacgcttaggctcaagggatactcttgcctcagcctcccaattagctggtactacaggggttcacaacacctggctatttttttttttttttaagagacgggggtcttgcttttgctcaggctggtctcgaattcataagctcaagcaatccatccacctcagcctctcaaagtgctaggattacaggtgtgagccaccacatccagctggaAGAACCATTTATCTAATGGGCTTAGCTTCTCAGCTTTCTCTTGAAGCCTCCAGTAACCCTTTCTCTTCCCAGTCCCAGCAAAGTCCTTTATCAATCCAGACCCACCCCCTCAACCCCAGGATAACCTCCTGGTGTGTGCTCTTTTAAAGCAAAGGTAAGCAGTTGAGGAACACATTTGGGTCAGCTTAGAGCCACCCTAGAAGATGCCGTTTCTAGCAACCTAACCTCTTACTCCCAACTAGGAACCTGACATCAGCCAGTAAGTACCCACCCCAATTCCATTGCCAGCTTCTGATCCCTTTATGTATACACAGTTCCCTCAAAAAGCAGCTATGTAGGCTGGAAAGAACACAAAAGTTGCACTGGCTTTGGAATGCCTTTCTGGGTCCCTTGGgacaaattatttcctttctctgaacCAATAAAATGAAGTTAGACTCTTTCTGACAGTCATGTACGAAGTGAAAAGAGTTCTCTTGGTAGCTGGTGCTCATGGGGTGGCAGGAGTGGTGGCACACTTCCTCTTCATCCTCTAGATGAGGTGTCTGGCCAGCTCATTCTCACCAACCTCTCTCTGACCTCCTCCGGCACCTACCGCTGTGTGGCCAGCAACCAGATGGGCAGTGCATCCTGTGAGCTGACCCTCTCTGTGACTGGTAGGGTATGCTGGGAAGAtgccaggctggcaggtttggggTGGGGAGGCTGCATGAAGCTGTCTGAGGATGGGCCAAGGAAGGTCTGTAACTCGGAGGGTCCTGTGTCTCCTTAGATCCCTCCAAAGGCCGAGTGGCTGGGGCTCTGATTGGGGTGCTCCTGGGTGTGCTGTTGCTATCAGTTGCTACCTTCTGCCTGATCAGGTTCCAGAAAGAGCGGAAGAAGAAGCCCAAAGGGACCTATGGGGGTAGTGACCTTCGGTGAGCaggagggctgggggtggtgcagagGGGTCAGAAAGGGCTTGGGTTAAAAACGGGTGCCTGCAACCCTCAAACTCTGACATTGTAAAATGTGTTTAGGGGTCTTCATACTTAAAAAACACAAttggcttttctgtttttaaggtaTTTCCATATATACTATAACTGCCTGGGAGTAGCTGGATGCTTTGTCCTGAGCACTCAGCTGAGTTTAGTTCTGTTTGAGGCAATCAGGAAAGGAGTGGGGGAAAGCTGCTTCTGCCATTTACTTTAGCTGCTAGTCCAGGTCCAGAACTTACTCAACATTCAGACTCAGGCCACTTTCCAGCCCTCTTagggggtgtgtttgtgtgttttgggGGGTAGGGACTGATGACTCTTGGAATCTTCATTTTAACCAAAGTTCCACAGATGATTCTCATGAACAGTAAAATGTAAAAAGTCCCCCAGTTCGAGGATGGCTGTCCTCGGAAGGATGCTTCTAGCCTTCACTAAGAATTTCCCTAAATCCACCAGAGAGGATGCCACTGCTCCTGGGATTTCTGAGCAAACTTCTGTGAGGGCTGATCCCAGCATTGGGCTGCTGGAGAGGCCCCCGTCTGCCAGCACTGTGACGACCACGAAGTCCAAGCTCCCTATGGTGGTCTGACTTCTGATCCCCGAGGGCGGTGAAGGAGGATGCCAATAATTAAAAGTCTCTGGGTGCCATATTGACTCCCTCTTCATCCTGGCGGTATGTCAAATTCCTCTAGGTGGTTCGAGGAGTATTACCAGTAAGGGAAGGAACAACGAGCTTGAAGTCCGGAGACGACGCCCATAGGCAGGAAGTTTGGCTGGGTTAAGGGAGCAGGTTTCAACATAGGTACTGCTCGCCCCACCTCTGCCCTACCCTTCCCCCCTCCACCCACTCCCGTCCCCACTCAAGCTCTTTGGTTTGAGCATATGAGTCTTGTCAAGCACCAAGGGGTGGCCTTATGCACCCAAACTCCCTCCCCCGGCACCCTTTGAACACTTGGACATTCCTCTTTATTGTTCACATTCCAACCCGGAACGGTCACATGCACACACTGAGATTAAAAACCTTCCGGCCACAGCCCCAGGAGCCCTGTGAGGGACGGGGCTGGCACGGGcaggggcgggggcggggccgcgGAAGACTCCTCCTACCGAGCCTCCCAGGCGCTCGGCGTTTGCATAAACAAGAGAGCTGGAGAGGCTGCTCTCAGAGTGCgctagggagagggaagggggcgCGACAGGCAGGTGCGGGGTAGGGACCTCCCTTCTGCTCGGAGCAAGGGGCATCTGACACCGTGAAAaccctcttcccctttctctttgtCCCGGGCCCAAGTGCTAGGCTGGGACGGGAACCGCACAGAGACGCAGGGCGCCCCTTTTAGCTGCGCACAGAACCAAAGGACTTGTTTTTGGAGTGTACTTGGGTGACGTTTAGGGCGCCCTCCGCAGTGCGCGCAGGGAAGCGCACCGAGGCTGCGGAGGCAGAGCTGCATGCTGGGTGCGGAGAGAGGTGGGCGAGaagcaaaagaaggaagatttGGGAGCGCAGGGTTTAGGGCAGGTTGGGGAGGAAGGGCAAATAGGGGCCATACTGGACTGGAGACTAACTAAAAGGGCACGGACTCCGCGACGGAGCCTGCCTGGGAGAGGGAGTTTCTGGGAGGCAGGGGGGCTcctgaagctggcaggttggtGGTAAGGAGGGGTCACAAACACGGCAGGGAAGTCTTGTCACTGCGAAGGGGACGCGGCATCCATCTCTCCTCGGGAACTGAGGAGAGAGAAGGTCTGAGAACTTGCCCTCTCCTGGTATTTCCACCCCCCATTTCTGAGCTAGGACACTTGGACCGGTAGTCCCAGGGGACGCCAGCCACCCAGAAGCCCCCGCCTGAGTCACTGTGTTGAAATGAGCCCCGCTGCAGGTACGTGTGTGCACCCCGGTGTGTTTACGCCCCTCGGGCAGGCTTGTGCAGCCAAATGGGGGTGCTGCGTGTCCGTATTGGTCCCGTGGTGTCCCGGGCGTAGCCTCAGGCATCCTGAGGTATCAGAAAACCCGAAAGCGCAGGGTGCATTGGGAGGGGTGAGGGCGGGCAGAGGGAAGGGTAGGGGATTTGGTCCTTTTCTCCCACTCACGGCTACCACCCTGCCGCTTTGGGGTCGTTTTCATTACCTTCGAAAATGCTCAGTTCTTCTTTGGTccagggtggggcagaggggagggtaaaaagggagagaaaagtgaGCCCTTGGAACCCGCAGCACCCCCGGCCTCCTCCCGCCGTCCCACTCACCCCAGGTCTCGGATTTACCCCGCCTTCAGCTCCCTGCACCACAcccccctcccccgccctccACAGTCTGCCCGGGTTCTAGGGAGCAGGGCCGGGTAAGGACGCGTCCAGCCCGCCCGCCTCACCTGGCCTAGTCTCCGCTGGGGCCACCGCCCGCGCCTCCCCGGGCGCTCCCTGCTCCGCCCGGCCCCCCAGGGCCCGGGCCCTTCCGGCCACGCTCTCCGCTCTTTATCTTCTTCCGCGCCATGTGGCCCCGGAAACTCGCCTGGATTTTGGCTGCGGCCGCGTTCGCGCCGGGATCGTCCAGCGGGATGTCGAGAATGTCGTCGTCCGGCTTGGAGCAGGCGCTCTCCTGGGGGCGGGGCAGGGGGGTTCTTATGGGGAGACTGGATCGTGATCCCGCGAGGGTGGGATAGGAACACAGCCCTGGGGGATGGAGAGGAAGGCACGCGGAGTGGGAGGTGCAGAGATAGAGGTGAGGGTGGGTTAGGGGTAAAGCAGAGGCTCCCACTGGGGCGGGTGTGTTGGGGAGAGGGAGCAGCAGGCGAAGAGGAAGGGTCAGGACCAGGTGGACACAGCTGTGCGGTGATAGCTACCATTTAATCCCTTACCTGTTCCAGGTGCAATAACATAGTGTTTTACAGACATTATATATAGTCCTCAAAAATAAAGCTATGACGTACATTTTTATTGTCATCCCAGTTTACCTCTTAACAAAAATGACTGGAATGTTTAAAAACCTACGTGGGTCATACAAGTAGTTATTAGTAGACTTAAGATTCAAACACTCATATGTCAAGGccagaatatatttttaaccCCTACTTTGCAGGATAAGCAAATGCAGCTTAGAAACAAACCAAAGCTTGACCACTGCTTGCTGTAACTGTGAGGTCTTGGGCAAATCATCTAATCTTTTCCTATCTCAGCTCCTTCATCTGATAAATCAGAATAATAATATCCACTTCTATGGGTTGTGGGAAAGAACGAATAGCATGATATGCATAAAGCTTCTGACACAATCTAGTTGCTCAGTAAGTGGTAGCTATTATGGTTGTCTTAAACAGTAATAAATGGATGTGAAACAGTCGTTTTCACAGGCCCAAAGTGGTCATATAATACCAATTTCACCTGGTTCAACTTAATAATAATCAGACCCGCCCCTGCACCCCAAAGTAGGTTTCTGCTTCCCTGACACCCTGCCCTAGCTGAAAGTAGAAAGGGTTAGAtggtgcagtggttctcaatctgtgggtcgcgacccacaggaactgtattaaaggactgcggctttaggaaggttgagaaccactgggttagagaaTTGATAGGATTGATTTTGGAGGCAAGGCTCTGGTTTGGAGAGACGTGCAGCTCCTGTGCCCCTTTGTTGGTTAATATTACCATTAGTGCAGGTTCAGATAGGGATGGTTACTATAAATTGGAAGGGCCTTTCTTCTTTGATCTGACACTGGCTTCTAGGAatttgtgctcttttttttttttcttttgcatgatGACTTTCACGGCTTTTAACTGTTTCTTCTAGGACATGAGATAACCAAGGTCTCACATAGGCATGGCAATTCAGTTCTGCACATTGCTCAGTCCAGTTCACAGAAGTGGATAGGATATGAGTGAGGTGGCTTCAGTGATCACTGTTGTAGCCAGGTTCTGCCCCAGAAGTGCACCTTTAAATTCCAGTTGCCCAAGCCTAGTTTACAAATGGCTCCCCCTTACCATGTTTCCTAAGGCTATCCTCACTTCCTGGGCTTCAAAGTTCTTTCATTTGTGCTGGGGAAGCCCACAATCCATTTAAATGTGGCTAAAGGCTTTAGGAATAGGCAAGTGTGGAGGGGCCTGACAAATACATTCTTGTCTTTCACAGGTCTAGAGCTTTCCCTGACATCTTATTTCTCACCTAAAATCAGAAACAACTCCTTTGAGTTCTTTGATTCTCAGAACTCAGTCTTTCTTGGGATATTTTCAGGGAATAGTGAGGCTCCTCCTCAAAAGGGAGCAAcatggctgggcgcctgtggctcaagcggctaaggcaccagccacatacacctgagctggcgggttcgaatacagctcaggctgccaaacaacaatgatggctacaaccaaaaaaaaaatagccgggtgttgcagcaggcacctgtaatcccagctacttgggaggcagaggcaggagaatcacttgagcccaggagttggaggttgctgtgagctgtaatgccatggcactctacacagggtgacagcttgaggctctgtctcaaaaaaaaaaaaaaaggtgggggggcgGGCAACAACCTTAAATAACCATTCCTGACCCACCTCATCTTGATGACCTTATAGGAGGTTGAGTGGAGGAGGAACCCTTCTGAGAAGGTGTATCTTCCCTCAACTGTGCTAAGATCTGACTGCTGTTACCAACCCACCACAGCTGGATCCAGAATGGAAACCTAGAACAACAGACAAAGCCACCTCTGACCCTCTGCTCTTCTTTAGAATCAGCTCTTTCCTTCCAGCTCAATTCTCAGGACAGAACTGCTAAATGGCAAAACTAAAAAGACAGTAAAAGGAGTCTGGAAAGGGGTGCATTGGTCATGATGCCTGGTGACCGTGCCTCCCATAACCTAGACTGCTGTGTGTGCCTGAGAAATCCATGTAGATTGAAGGACATCTGGAAAGGGTGGTGGTAGGGGAGGTAGAAAGTGCATTGGTTGGCAAAATAAGAGCCATGGCCTCTAGTACCAGctgggcatatatatatatattttttttgagtatcactttgtcactcttggtagagtaccgtagcatcagagctcatagcaacctccagctcttggacttaggtgattctcttgcctcagcctcccaagtagctgggactacaggcgctcaccacagcacctggctatttgttgcagtttggctggggccgggtttgaacccaccaccctcggtatatggggccggtgccctactcactgagccacaggcactgaccccaGCTGGGCATATTACTTCACCTCcaagtttcctttttttcagcCACAACTAGAACTTGGTCTAAAAGAATAACGTCTCTTTCAATTCCCAAATTCTAATAGCTTTAAAGATTATCTTTGTCAGGTGGCCTCTGCTAAGCATTTTGCACAAATTACCCTATTTAATCCCCATTTTAGGAGTCAGGATATAGCCTCAGAGACGTTTTGTAACCTACCTAAGGTTGTTTAGCTGCCAAATAGTGAAGTGATTGGATTCAGTAGCCTCTGCAGTTAGCTACTGTCTTAGGGAAGgtaattatttctttgaattcaGTAGGGTGAAGTCAACTAGATGAATCAAAAGAAAGGAATAGGATCCAAAAAAATGTTACCTTGCTTTTTCAGATTAAGTGAATGTGAGAAAAGTGatatatggtgtgtgtgtgtgtgtgtgtatggctcTGTAAATCAGCCACTGCAACATTTGAATCAACAGCTCTGTTGacagaaaaaaaacatgaaaaaatgttctcttcttcctcatttctGTTTGAGCTTTCTTGCCAAGGGGAAAGAGGGAACAAGGCAGGACTAGGCTCTTCCCAAACATCAGGCAAGGCAGTCATCTAGGAGAGCCCCAAAATGAAAGATGAAGGGCTTGCCTCTAGCCCCCAAGAGGTACCAGGCTGTTCTCTCTACAAGTCCCTGCTACTTTTCAGCATTGAGCCCAGCCCACCAGAAGGTGGTAGGAAGATGCCCAGCCCCACCTCTGGCCTTTCCCAACTCTCCACCTTATCACCCTTTCTTCTTTCCGAACCCCTCCCTGCACAGTGTGATAATGTGTGTCTTTTGCTCAGCCTTTGTCTCTCCAGACCTAGGACAGGACATGAATTGAGAAGGCTCCTGGGCACTGGGTGGAATGGGATAACCGTGTATCTATACCTTTGGGGTGGGGAGCCTCCCCTTTGTAGGGGACATTGATTCCAACACATCTACCAATCCCTCTGTATGGCTTCCTGGGCACTTATGAGCACAGTCCTGGGCAGACCAGGGCCTGCAAGCAGGGACTCCACATCCTACCCTAATTACTTCTGCAGACACCAAAGGACACAAGCTACATTCCTTCTCTGGCTTCTTGGGTCCTTTGCTTACTCACTGAGCATGCCTTCTGCTTCCCCTTCCCCAGCCTCCACgctcttctcccctttcccactcATGTCCCAGAAcccattatgtatttattttctctactttatAAAACACTGCtgggggtgaggggctcttcttcAGTGGACCCCAGGAAAGTGGAGCCCTTTCACAACAGTAATTGTTTCCTGGAGCATAACAAGCAAAGGGAAAAGGCTGGAAAGAGATATGTTATCAGGGTGTTCTCCAGGGGGAGAAGATTGATTGATGTTTcgcttttatacttttctttagtttttccattttctgttatgagcatattacttttataatgaagaaaaacagTACAGGTTCAGAGGAGGGGTTAAAGTACAGCTATTTGAATCAGACAGAGCTATGCTTAAATCCTGCCTCCTTGGGAAAATCATTTAATCTTTCTAAACCTCAGTCTGAACATCTGTGAAATAACGCCATCTCACACAGGGTTGTTGCCATGATGAAATGTAAAGTGATAGGTACATGGTAAGCATTCACAAACTGGCAACCATTATTGACACTAATAAGAGTTACAATTACAACAACCACGACTTGCCCCTACATTTGCTCAGGGTCTCAGGACCCAGCCATAAGGAAATCTAACCTCTTACAGAACTGGGCTATCCTTTCCTTCCaaacctcacttttttttttttccttcatagccACGGGATGGACGGTGGGGAGCAGGCAAAGTCAGTAACCTCTTGTATCATTAGCTGAGATGACTGAATGAAAATACAAAGACTTTGGAGTAGTCTTTCTCCATATGTAggggctaaaaataaataaatgaacatacaCGTTTTATGTACGTATGACCACTGGACTCTTCCAGGGAGGCAGGTCCTGTGCCAGGCGCTTTCAGACCGAGCCACCTTAACAGCAACCTACTTCGGCTTTAGGCAATTGCTGTATCCAGGTTTCCGTGTGGGCAACGACAAACGCAGACACTTCCTTCCCTCGCCAGCAGGGCTCTCCAGCGGTCACTTCACCCAGCACCCCCCACCAGAGCAGAAGGCGTTGGGGGCCGGCCAACACCCGCCCCTCCGCCCCAAGAACCACATTGACTAGGCTCTCTGGTGCTCATCATCACTACTAAGCTAACCAATATGAATCGATTATCCCAGCCGGCGCTGTACAGGGCGCTTAGGCGGTTGTTGAAGGCTCTGGAGGATCAGCCAGTCCGCCCACCCAGGCGGCGGCAGTGGGATGGGGAATAGGGTGGAGGCCGAAAGCCCAGAGAAAGGAGTCGCCACAGCTTCCCTAGGTGACGGTTTCCAGTGTCTCCCTGgggtgactgtgtgtgtgtgtggtgggcgGTAAGTTTCTCCTCTCGTCTAACCTCCAGCATCCCTGTTGCAGAGCCCAGTCCA is drawn from Nycticebus coucang isolate mNycCou1 chromosome 6, mNycCou1.pri, whole genome shotgun sequence and contains these coding sequences:
- the VSIG2 gene encoding V-set and immunoglobulin domain-containing protein 2 isoform X2 — its product is MARLPGPFLCGALLGLVRLSAPGLAVEVKVPSEPLSAPVGTTAELTCSYSTSVGDNFALEWSFVQPGKPVSESHPILYFTNGHVYPTGSKAKRAILLQNPPTGGVATLKLTDVQPSDTGTYLCHVNNPPDFYTNGLGLINLTVLVPPSIPSCGQSGQTSVGGSAALRCRSSEGAPKPVYNWVRLGSSPTPSPGSMVQDEVSGQLILTNLSLTSSGTYRCVASNQMGSASCELTLSVTDPSKGRVAGALIGVLLGVLLLSVATFCLIRFQKERKKKPKGTYGGSDLRSTDDSHEQ
- the VSIG2 gene encoding V-set and immunoglobulin domain-containing protein 2 isoform X4 produces the protein MARLPGPFLCGALLGLVRLSAPGLAVEVKVPSEPLSAPVGTTAELTCSYSTSVGDNFALEWSFVQPGKPVSESHPILYFTNGHVYPTGSKAKRAILLQNPPTGGVATLKLTDVQPSDTGTYLCHVNNPPDFYTNGLGLINLTVLVPPSIPSCGQSGQTSVGGSAALRCRSSEGAPKPVYNWVRLGSSPTPSPGSMVQDEVSGQLILTNLSLTSSGTYRCVASNQMGSASCELTLSVTGSRKSGRRSPKGPMGVVTFVPQMILMNSKM
- the NRGN gene encoding neurogranin; its protein translation is MDCCTESACSKPDDDILDIPLDDPGANAAAAKIQASFRGHMARKKIKSGERGRKGPGPGGPGGAGSARGGAGGGPSGD
- the VSIG2 gene encoding V-set and immunoglobulin domain-containing protein 2 isoform X1 gives rise to the protein MARLPGPFLCGALLGLVRLSAPGLAVEVKVPSEPLSAPVGTTAELTCSYSTSVGDNFALEWSFVQPGKPVSESHPILYFTNGHVYPTGSKAKRAILLQNPPTGGVATLKLTDVQPSDTGTYLCHVNNPPDFYTNGLGLINLTVLVPPSIPSCGQSGQTSVGGSAALRCRSSEGAPKPVYNWVRLGSSPTPSPGSMVQDEVSGQLILTNLSLTSSGTYRCVASNQMGSASCELTLSVTDPSKGRVAGALIGVLLGVLLLSVATFCLIRFQKERKKKPKGTYGGSDLREDATAPGISEQTSVRADPSIGLLERPPSASTVTTTKSKLPMVV
- the VSIG2 gene encoding V-set and immunoglobulin domain-containing protein 2 isoform X3, with product MARLPGPFLCGALLGLVRLSAPGLAVEVKVPSEPLSAPVGTTAELTCSYSTSVGDNFALEWSFVQPGKPVSESHPILYFTNGHVYPTGSKAKRAILLQNPPTGGVATLKLTDVQPSDTGTYLCHVNNPPDFYTNGLGLINLTVLVPPSIPSCGQSGQTSVGGSAALRCRSSEGAPKPVYNWVRLGSSPTPSPGSMVQDEVSGQLILTNLSLTSSGTYRCVASNQMGSASCELTLSVTGSRKSGRRSPKGPMGVVTFERMPLLLGFLSKLL